The sequence GTTTCATTAAGCAGTTGCTGCAGAGCCTTACTGGCCATTGGCCCGCGCCAGATGGCGGCGTCATCGGCCGGTACCAGATAACCGATGGAGTTGGCCACCAGCCCATGAGCCTCGAGTGGCTGCATGTGTTTATTATCTTCAGTGCCCGGTTGCTGATCAGGATTGCCGAGCATAATCGGAATCGAAGGCCCGTAAATATCCGCATCCAGTATCCCTACCCTGGCCCCTTCCTGCTGAAGCGCCAGCGCCAGATTGATGGTGGTGGTGGATTTACCCACTCCGCCCTTGCCCGAGGCAATGGCCACCAGATTACGGATCTGACGCAGGCCACGCCGGGCATCGCCGCTGAAGGCGGTTTTCTGGGTTAAGGTCAGCTTGATATCGGGCCGGGCTTTTAACAGTGCCTCCCGCAGTGGCTCAAGCTGACTTTCACAGGCAAACGGCAGGTTAATCAATACCCCGTCTTTTTGCGCCGCTATCCAGCGTTCAGTCTGCTCAGGTTTAAGTTTGAAAAATTCCGCCAGCACCGGGTTGATATCGGGATGAGCGGGTTTTGTTTTACTGGAACTAAAAAACACCTTGGATTCCTATTAGATATAGTGCATTCAGGCCCAGATTTGGGTACCATCTGCGCCTCTTAAATGATGATAACACTTAAGGCGGATATGGCAGACTCGCAACGCAAAATTCTGGTGACCAGCGCACTTCCCTATGCCAATGGCTCTATTCATCTTGGCCATTTGCTGGAGCATATTCAAACTGATATCTGGACCCGCTTCCAGCGCCTTCGTGGTCATCAGTGCTACAGCGTTTGTGCCGATGACGCCCATGGTACTCCGGTCATGCTCAAAGCCCGGGAACTGGGGATCAGCCCTGAGCAGATGGTGGAGCAAACCCGCCAGGAGCACCATCAGGATCTGCGTGATTTTTTTGTGGATTACGACAACTACTATATCACCCACTCACCGGAAAACCGTGAACTGTCTGAGCTTATTTACAAGCGTCTGGACGATGCCGGCTATATCAGCAAACGGGTGATCAGTCAGCTGTACGACCCGCAAAAAGAGATGTTTTTGCCGGATCGCTTTATTAAAGGCACCTGCCCCAGTTGTGGTGCAGAAGACCAGAACGGCGACAGCTGTGATGTGTGCAGCGCCACCTACAGCCCCACTGAGGTGATTAACCCGCGCTCGGTGGTTTCCGGCGCCACGCCGGTACTGAAAGACTCAGAGCATTACTTTTTCGATCTGCCGCAATTTGAAGAGATGCTCAAAGGCTGGCTCAGAAGCGGCGCCATCCAGGAAGAAATGGCCAATAAGCTTCAGGAATGGTTTGCCGAAGGCCTGCAGCAGTGGGATATCAGCCGTGATGCACCCTATTTCGGCTTTGAGATCCCCGGTGCGCCGGGCAAGTTCTTCTATGTTTGGGTGGATGCACCTGTTGGCTATATGGCCAGCTTTAAAAATTATTGCGATACCCACAATCTGGACTTTGATGAGTACTGGAAGGCCGACTCCGAGGCTGAGCTGTACCATTTTATCGGTAAAGACATCACCTATTTCCATTGCCTGTTCTGGCCCGCCATGCTTGAAGGCGCAGGTTTCAGAAAGCCTACCGGGGTCAATGTACATGGTTTTGTTACCGTCAACGGTGCCAAGATGTCCAAGTCAAAGGGTACCTTTATCAAGGGCCGCACCTATCTGGATCATCTGAATCCGGAATATCTTCGCTATTACTTCGCCAGTAAGTTGTCAGACGGAGTGATGGATATCGACCTTAACTTTGATGATTTTATCTCCAAGGTCAATTCCGATCTGGTCGGCAAGGTGGTGAATATTGCCAGCCGCTGTGCCGGTTTTATCAATAAA comes from Lacimicrobium alkaliphilum and encodes:
- the metG gene encoding methionine--tRNA ligase; this translates as MADSQRKILVTSALPYANGSIHLGHLLEHIQTDIWTRFQRLRGHQCYSVCADDAHGTPVMLKARELGISPEQMVEQTRQEHHQDLRDFFVDYDNYYITHSPENRELSELIYKRLDDAGYISKRVISQLYDPQKEMFLPDRFIKGTCPSCGAEDQNGDSCDVCSATYSPTEVINPRSVVSGATPVLKDSEHYFFDLPQFEEMLKGWLRSGAIQEEMANKLQEWFAEGLQQWDISRDAPYFGFEIPGAPGKFFYVWVDAPVGYMASFKNYCDTHNLDFDEYWKADSEAELYHFIGKDITYFHCLFWPAMLEGAGFRKPTGVNVHGFVTVNGAKMSKSKGTFIKGRTYLDHLNPEYLRYYFASKLSDGVMDIDLNFDDFISKVNSDLVGKVVNIASRCAGFINKKFDGTLSLNVAEPKLVTEFQQAAEGIAQAFEKRQYNRAIREIMALADKANQYIDTQAPWVTIKDENKQQHTHDVCSLGINLFRILMVYLKPVLPELAQKSEAFLNDELNWNSSQHLLTNHKISPFKALMQRVDSDKVNAMIEASKENLQATTDSQPADREPAAESPLTSDPIGETISFDDFAKIDLRIARIAKAEHVEGADKLLKLQLDLGGETRQVFAGIKSAYDPASLEGKLTVMVANLAPRKMRFGLSEGMVLAAGPGGKDLWIMEPHEGAQPGMRVK
- the apbC gene encoding iron-sulfur cluster carrier protein ApbC codes for the protein MFFSSSKTKPAHPDINPVLAEFFKLKPEQTERWIAAQKDGVLINLPFACESQLEPLREALLKARPDIKLTLTQKTAFSGDARRGLRQIRNLVAIASGKGGVGKSTTTINLALALQQEGARVGILDADIYGPSIPIMLGNPDQQPGTEDNKHMQPLEAHGLVANSIGYLVPADDAAIWRGPMASKALQQLLNETLWPELDYLLIDMPPGTGDIQLTLAQQVPVSGTVVVTTPQNIALADAQKAIAMFNKVHVPVLGVIENMSYHQCSQCGYKEHLFAQGGGERISKQHQVSLLGQIPLDIHIREYTDLGKSLISEQGDSPISRAYGHAARALAKELYVSTLKQPQAIDVAVRSEE